The following coding sequences are from one Xiphophorus couchianus chromosome 22, X_couchianus-1.0, whole genome shotgun sequence window:
- the LOC114137829 gene encoding cilia- and flagella-associated protein 58-like: MKRSTQDSQTKASSDQLTNSPRSHKKLMKSGGEKARDTTKQQEDNRTETYLCKERLQQTEKDLRKQLQITSLQKKEIKQLEVKNFKLTNKYEGISTKLQESDKRIQELEGQLKNTEQTLADKSYSLFTEIGRRRELAELVQSLKGFKERALDAEKQVKELTDDNQKLKLQLDASILKASTFKNESETLKVELKKQSDVMRAKQNTIGNLKTALDAKQKIIEAHKEEIKRQRKAAQETEVEVKRNRQIEETTLKRIKHKDEENLSLRKEVTSLHKSLYDFEMKLSKLDLQYQILQEKSEQAHTDKAILEKKNHTLEISTASLEREAVETQTLLEKSQQENELLKNQVEQVKIKLAETIQSSKDTRGGRSGKNLMGGADERVHSGYAEVREAVDVAEPER; this comes from the coding sequence atgaagcGTTCAACACAAGATTCGCAGACCAAGGCCAGCTCGGATCAATTAACTAATAGTCCCCGATCCCATAAGAAACTTATGAAAAGTGGGGGTGAAAAAGCTAGAGACACAACAAAACAGCAAGAGGACAACCGAACAGAAACTTATCTGTGCAAGGAGAGActacaacaaactgaaaaagatttACGGAAGCAACTACAGATCACAAGTttgcagaagaaagaaataaaacagctagaggttaaaaattttaaacttacTAACAAATATGAAGGGATTTCGACTAAACTTCAGGAAAGTGACAAACGAATTCAGGAACTAGAAGGTCAGTTAAAAAACACGGAACAAACTCTTGCAGATAAGTCATATTCACTCTTTACGGAAATCGGACGGAGGCGCGAACTGGCTGAGCTAGTGCAATCACTGAAGGGGTTCAAAGAACGAGCCCTGGACGCAGAAAAACAGGTGAAGGAGCTTACGGATGACAACCAAAAATTGAAATTACAGTTAGACGCGTCTATCCTAAAAgcaagcacatttaaaaatgaatcagagACCCTTAAAGTTGAGCTTAAAAAACAGTCAGATGTCATGAGAGCTAAACAGAACACAATTGGCAATCTTAAGACCGCATtggatgcaaaacaaaagataatCGAAGCTCATAAAGAGGAGATTAAGAGACAACGCAAAGCTGCACAAGAGACAGAAGTGGAAGTGAAAAGAAATCGCCAGATTGAAGAAACAACACTGAAgcgaataaaacacaaagatgaagaaaatttgAGCCTACGAAAGGAAGTCACGTCACTACACAAGTCTTTGTATGATTTTGAGATGAAGTTGTCAAAACTAGATTTGCAGTACCAAATCCTCCAGGAGAAATCTGAACAGGCTCATACAGACAAAGCaatcctggagaaaaaaaaccacacactgGAAATTTCTACAGCGAGTCTTGAGAGAGAGGCTGTTGAAACCCAGACACTGCTAGAAAAGTCCCAGCAAGAGAATGAGTTACTTAAGAATCAAGTGGAGCAGGTCAAGATAAAGCTGGCTGAAACGATTCAGAGCTCCAAGGATA
- the sf3b5 gene encoding splicing factor 3B subunit 5: MTDRYNIHSQLEHLQSKYIGTGHADTSKWEWLVNQHRDSYCSYMGHFDLLNYFSVAENESKARVRFNLMEKMLQPCGPPADKPDDA, encoded by the coding sequence ATGACGGACCGCTACAACATCCACAGTCAGCTGGAGCATCTCCAGTCCAAGTACATTGGTACAGGACATGCTGACACCAGCAAGTGGGAGTGGCTGGTCAACCAGCACCGTGACTCTTACTGCTCCTACATGGGGCACTTCGACCTGCTCAACTACTTCTCTGTTGCCGAGAACGAGAGCAAAGCACGGGTCCGCTTCAACTTGATGGAGAAGATGCTGCAGCCTTGTGGGCCACCGGCAGACAAACCCGATGATGCTTAG